GGAGGTAATTCTTCTTTATTCTATCTCTCTGTGTTCGCACCCTTTGTCTGTTAGCTTCAATCTGTGTCCTTgctattttatttattgttagaaCTCTATGAGTCATTGACTGACGAGTTGTAATATTAAGATCAACGACTGATGTCTTGaccccctttttcttttgtgctcTTTATCCTATCGAAATTACATTGATTTCCAGGAATGGACAATTGGAGAAAGTTTGGCGATAACGTTGATTGGTTGAAATTTTCGTCTTTGTCTCAAACCTTTTTGGGTTTCTGTAATTGAGCTACAAACATGAGAGGAAAATGCACTCTTCTCTTTTCATGTGGGTTTGTGAAGTTTCAGAGAGAATAGTTTGAGAAACAGGATTTATGAGTTAATCAGATTACCATCCACCTAAAAGGTATAatctagggctgtaaacaagtaaAATCAAGCCAAGCTTTGTGGTTGTctaacttgtttgataaggtgaCCGAGAATCAAGCTATTAAAATGAATGTTCAAGCTTTGCTTGATTTCTTTATtatgaacttgagcttggtttgagtttggCTTAAACTTGATCGTTTGGATGTTATTgagttctcaattcaagtttgtttgattatttgaaacttttaaattttaagcttgtttgattagttattgagtttgataatacgaatttgtttgttcattttaaaactttatttatttatatagcaagttgataagaattttattgatgaacatgatTCACGAATGTTAATGAGATGAATACATATGTGTCTAAGCTTGTTCGTATAGTTAAATGAATTGTTTAAGCatgttcatttaattgatcttgtgtatattgaacgaatataaacaatCTCTTACCAAATCGAACACTAATCTTGTTAATGAACATTCGGTTCATTTACAATCCAAATACTTCTTCTCCGGCAACTAATTAGCAAGTATCAGGAACAGAAGCAATACTTACATTTGATATTTGTTAACCtagaaaaaattatgatagaGTTCTAAggaaaattatatggagaattttagaaaagagaggtgttagcataatgtatattgaactaattaaggatatatacgaGCATGTAATGACAAGAGTGAAGACCGAAGCGTTTCCCATAAAAATAAGGGTCAActttaagtccctatctttttacactaattctAACAAACTTATTAGACACATCCAAGATATGGTAATGTTGTTCATATTGTTTGCATATGAtagtattttggtagatgagacacatgaaggagtaaatgctaaacttgaatcttggcgggaaatactagaagtgaaaagttttaggcttagtaCACTAAAAATATAATATCTATAATTTATGTTTAGTAATATTATAGACGtaataagacaattgttaagacAGGAGATGACGAGTGATCTATaactgagagttttaagtatttaggatcatttttacaaaatgatggaggattgaaagagatgtcttatataggATACAAACGGAATTGTTGACATAGAGGAGAGTGTCAGATGTTTTTTTATGAGCGTAAAATGCCCCCAAGACTTAAAGGAAAGCgtatacttagatgaccaataaataatccagttaggcaatgtgaaactatgacaaatgtgcACATTGAATGAGGAAGTGGAAAATAAAAAATgacttagttagcaacaataaaagaaaataaaatttatttaaatataaatgatgatatagtaggggatagagtcCAATGTCGTAGAATGATCCATATAACCGACCCTATTTAATGGGAtaatgcttggttgttgttgtagtattcttattattattaatttcctAATTATTTTTCATCTTGGATTCAAGGAATTTAGAATATTTTGCAAGTTGTAGAGCAACCCTTGAGATAACTTCATACGACAACGTCTGACTGCATCACACTTTTCACAGCTAAGTTGTGGAAGTGCAAGTATGAGGATCTTTTGATGCCAATTTTTCCAACTGATGCATTTAAGTTTCCTTTTCCCCAAATCACACACCCTAGATTGTTTTTTTCTTCGAGCAtgcttctctttgtttttttttttttttgtttttgtgttttgcATACCCAGAATACCGTTGGTGTATGATTTGGAAAAAACAAAGCATGCGGATGAatttagaggaaagaaaagaaaacgcAGGTGCTTCCGTTGGAAAATCTGCTGCAAAAGAGGCCCTCCTGGTTTaagctcctttttctttttaattttttttgatggTTCAAGCTTAATCATATTTGTTAACAAAAATGTAATAGTAAATTTGCAAGACAGAAAGCTATacaaagaaattattttaaatgggTGAATAGGGTCATCAAGAAGTTTTTGCAAAAACACCTTGTTGAGCatttttaactcaaaaaattGCTCCTGTCAACTTGAATGAAGAGGAATCTTCTTCTTATGCCTCCCCCCTTTGGTATATATTGTTTTTGGCCAAAATAAGTTCACTCCTTTAAccaattaattaaactaaataagattttttttttacaactttCACTCTTATAACCTGTTAATATTTTCTACTAAAAAATACTTAAATTTGAGCCATCTAAAGATATTTAGGAAGAAAAAGGAGGCTAATTTTTCCAAGCCATGGGTATCCCGTGGCAGATATTTTAGTGGTCGTAGTTAAATTTCACTTTCTTCAAAACTATGCGTGCTATTTTGTTCTCCCAAATCACACGCTAGAGGTATCTTGGATAAGTAAAAAGAGGGGTGTGATTTTAGAAAAAACAAAAAAGGTTACATGAAATGGAAACTTAGAAACACTCATTGGAAAATATGCCATAccatttcgaatttattttactGCGCTATTCACTTTTTTATACTCACTGGGCCAAGAAAACTTGTTATATATCAGCCTAACTTTTAATTGCAAGTTCTTAGCAAATATTTATATGTGGTCTCCATTTTGTATGTTGTTTTACTTATATGAATAAATGCCCAATTTGGCATTGAATGCTGTTTTGCTTTTATGGACGAACGCCAAATTTTATGTTTCAAAATGTATTTCTTGCTGCTTTGGGACACCACTATTTTTCTACTCAAGTTATTTTTTTTGAAGATGTGTTGAATGAGTAGTAATTACAAATTTTGAGAGAGGTTTCCTACTTTTTcagttgataaaattttatcttgccGTTCCATACCTTTCAACTAAGGTGTTTATCTGTAACTTTTTACCCCAGGTTGTTGAAACAGTTCTGAATTCTCATGATCACAAAATTGACAATGCCATCAAGAGTCTCAATGCTTTGTGCCTCGGTGATGGTTCCGTGAGTCTTGAAGGAGTTAACTCGATCTTAAAATCGAGTGCTCTGGAAGGTTAGTAGTACCTGCTCATTTACTCTGACAAGGGTCGATATATGTATGTCAGTTGAGTTCACTGGTGATACGCTAATTTGGTATGTGGAAGCTATGGGCATTGCTTAAAAGTTGACCTTCTATTGCATTACACTATTCAGGTGCTTCGAGGTCTCAGGCATTTGAAGATAAGGTTGGGTTCTCTCAGAATGGCGTAGGTTCTCAACCTGTAGAGTCCCAAAATGGATCTTCTTGGGTAGATTTATTTGTACAGGAAATGATGGATGCTGCGGATTGGGATGACGTTCGAAGTCGTGCTATGAAGATCCTGGAAGTATTTAAAGGAGATGTTGTTACCCGCACCTCGACCGCCATGGAGGTTGATGGTCTCCGCAAATATGCCATTCATGATATTATCTGCTAATTGCCCATTTTATCTATTTTTGTTGGGTCAAGCAGAACGAGAACAATTCCTCGAAAGAACAACTGCAATGTTTATTGAGAGAGAACCAAATCCTAAAGAAAGCTGTTGCAGTCCAGCATGAGCGGAATACAGAGAATGAGGAGAAGATTAAGGAGGTGCAACATTTGAAGCATGTGATTGGCCAGTATGAAGAACAAGTCCGGGCACTGGAGGTAATAACAAGTTGCTCATCGTTATAAGTTTTCTAGTTCAAATGCTATACGACCTGGCAAACGCTCTTCACATAACTTTCCAACTCGATTCGAAGATATTCTCTTTTGTAGAATGCTTAAACACCAATTGCCTTTTGCAGATGAGTAATTATACATTGATGGTACATCTTCAGAGAGCACAAGATGCCAGTTCCAATATCGACATGTGAACATTGCGTGACCATTTTAGCGAAGGAGACTCCCTTTACGTGACAAGTAATCGGAATAGGTATATTGTTACATGAGGTGAATGCGTCAACAAGGAGgtttttttattgtgctattgTTTTTGTTTTCTGTTTTATAGAAAGCCCTTGATTGCCATCTGTAATATAATACCTGCTGATAACTATTTCGTGTAAATTTTTAACGCCAGGGACAAATCATCGAACAGACAGTTGTCGAAAAATTGTTACGGAGAATCCACCAAATTGAAAAACAAAGCACAACAGATGATACTATCAAAAGAATTCAGTTGATTCGAGAGAAATGGAAAACACACACACCTATTTAATCTGGTGGAGGATGACAGTAGGGATTACACTTCAATAATGTTCTGGTGCCCTTCACACTTCTGTGAACAATTGATGAACAACGTCATTCTCTTTCTTCATGACTTCTTGCCAACTGCTCCATAAATTACACGACAGACGTCACAGAACAAGACAAAACCACGACCAActctctttctctcctctccatctCCCTTCCTAGTGTGCCCGCAAACCAGCCATGGAGATTACGGATCCAGCCACTCCTCGTCGGCTCTACAACAAACCGGATCAAGAGAGCTGCGGCGGCGGCAACGTCGACGGCCGGAGCAGTGCTAATAGCTCCTCTCGCTCCTTCGACTGCACCTTCTGCAAGAGAGGGTTCTCCAACGCGCAAGCCCTCGGAGGCCACATGAACTTGCACCGCAAGGGCAAGACCAGGCTCAACTCCTCCTCTCCTTGCGCCCAATTCCCTTTCGACGTTGCTGTCGCCGCCGCCGACGGAATCGCTTGCATGTCACCCTCTTCTCGAGCGTCGAAGAGCCTCGGCGAGGATGAAGTGGAGAAGAAGGGGATGTCCGGCGTGGTGGACGCAGAATTGGATCTTGAGCTCCGGCTGGGCCGGTGACGACAAAGTTCAAGAGCAGCGGAGAGTTATTGTAATGGTGAGGAAGTATGCAACTGTTCATCGATATAACGCGGGAATAATTAATACATGAATCACCAACACTTGATACTGGCCGTGATCATCCtgtttgtttttaaaaataatttttttaataaaaggaaaaaattcagtcgacatatatatatatatatggactgATTGGTAGCAAAGTCCATTTGTTCAGATAGATCAATGTGGTTCTATAATATCCACTGATATTAGAATTATGGTCTTTCTAACACATTTTCACTATTTTGGATCTCAAATTAGCACATTTGTCGCCAAGTTTGTTGTTTATCGGATATAAAAAAGAGGTTTATATGGTGTCAGTACTCAGAAAGAATACCAAGAGGCATATGTAGCCGAAATAAACCTAGAAATTGTGAAAAAACGACGAGGAACCTTGGAAAACTATCAGTATGGGTTGTACCATTTGGGCAATGAACCTATACATTATACATTAAAAAAGAATAATAGAATTTGAATGTGTAACCTTACATAATGTAATATACATGTATTTGTAGAAAAAGATTCTGTTTTATAgtagtatttttccttttccatgaatcttaaggtatttttaaaaaatgaccGATGATTCTGCACACTTTTCAAAAATCAACTCAACATTTTGTGATTTACAGAATAGAAGTTTTTCTCGAAAAAAAGTATAAGAAATATTCATTTATTTCTATGACAATTGATCCGCCGGTAAGCTCAGGGGatccctttgagggaagtcaacgtcatgtggaggtcaaaggtcaaatggccgatcggaaaagggggaccgaccggccgaacggggtctAAGCGGAAGCAAAGGCAACCCGACGGgtagtcgggtctccgacgctcatggtgaacaggatcgccgggccgagcgggtagcccgttcggccgaggcataaagcagtattgctgtgaacagtttcatccgagcacacgacctggaatctcccgagcggatcagtacctacgtccggtcggatgtgatgggactgccgagcggtcggacgctcggcgcgggaacagaagagacaaaatggcaagggaaacatcgggaaacatcttctgacaacaggcatgtccaACGACCAAGTCATATGCTGACTtgaaccttacgacagaaggttctgccgtcccatcagagaggtgctcggactgtagcagtatggtgttagacaagctcctctgacaagcccatattgaggtatgataagaggacacgtattcgcctcggtatgtgtgcataagcctcttcacagctctatataagggttctcacacttcgccggaggtacgcattctctcgcattcgaagccacttctgcattcctcttgcctgacttgagcgtcggagggtcgtcgccgggaaccccttcccggcctgacttcattgcaggttcgccggagatctatacggtcggtcagagatccacgtcatcagttcggagagcgccacgtgcccagcgtccgttgattcaacgttcggacaggatcaacaatTATTATATAAGACGATAAAAAAGAATATTAGGTCGTTAAATTGATGGATATCTGATGTACTTTGTTGGCAAGCTGATCAAACCCCCTCTGTCGTCCGATAGGACCTCATTTGCGGACGAGATCTAGTCGATTACGAAATGATGCCCCCCCCCCTCTCGCTCTACCTCTCAACTCGGCTATAGAGTCTGGTCGAGCCATCTGTCCAGCACGTCCGATCGAACCATAGGTCCAAGCGGGTAGACCACCGGGTTGAGGTAATTGGCCGAGTTATCTCTGAGTAACCCAAAAGACTCAGCTCCGAAGAACACTAATGCAGCTCGGGGTTCTGTAGTTCCTGAGAGACTCAAGATCCAATCGGACATCTGGTTCGATCAGATAAGCCATTTGGTCAAGGCATTTGACCATGCTAGCCTCAAGTACTGATCCCTCCTCGACTCTGACCACCATGTCACCTGTCTTCCTtgacttttactttattttagaCCCCCTATTATTCACCGAAGACGCCTTCCATTGCTTAAAGATGTCTTGGGCATTGTTCACCTGAAGCCTTTTGTGCTCCTTTTATCATataaaaagtgttagtccaataacCTGCAAGATAaatgttagtacaataataataatgaatagtAATTAGACCATGTCTCCCTGAGATCGTgatctagtcaaagtctcaatttagattttcgaaatgAACTTACATTAgaccgacgcctaatgtcccttcaAATAGAGACGCGTCCTCCCTTAGTCACTCTTCTCTAGTAACTTATCTCTACTTACCAGTTGTAGAGTTACTTTCTAGAATCAAACATCTAGACTTCGGGAATCAAACATCCGGATCTaccggaatcacacatccggtcTTCTCCAATCAGAAATCACACATCCTGATCTATTGGAATCGTACATCCGGTCTTCTCAATTAGGAATCACATATCCCAACCCTTGCCAGAATCCCACATCTAGACTTTAACCTATGGGGAATCGAACATCTTGACTTACCAGAATCACACATCCAGTCTTCAACCAATCAGGAATCAAACATCTTGACTAgggttagtcaaccctgcacattcggtaacaaggttagactacgataatacctaacttaactcacttgttattcatcaaaatctgagttaaaccgttagtgcaaATTATTCCAACATAAAGTACATGCGTCTGTAGATAGAGACTCTCCTTTATAGTGCTACTTTTCCTTTGTGTACGAATGTCAAGGTATTTCCAAAATATGACCcactattgttggtgcaatatcccctggtcaaggttgaccaggttgactaggcttaagcctgagtcttgatgtttggatttcgatgtttgacaatacatgaagattgcagatgcaatcatccGTTTGGAGAAATTATTGATACAAtttccctctggtcaaggttgaccagatagatgtgaagaagagtcaagtaggtcaaagggttgactggatacttgactgggaaagtcctaactggaggttaggcagatgggaagtcctagtgcgTGAAGTCGGACAGatagaaagttctggtgagtgaagccagacagagaaaaatcttggtgagtgaagtcaggtgaaaatcctagtgggtgaagttaggtgaaagtcccggtgagtgaagtcgggtagtgggaaaatcctaatgagtgaatcgaggtgaaaatcctagtgagtgaagctgagtgaaagtcctggtgagtgaaaccagacacgtggaaatctaggtgggtcaaggttgattggactggtgttgggaagtccaagtaggtcaaatgattgaTTAGATACTTGGTACGAGGAAATTCAAATAGATCAAGGGTGACCGGagatctggtggaagtccaagtaggtcaaaggattgaccgaatacttggcacgaggaaatccagatgattCAAAGGTGATCgggcatctggtggaagtccaagtgggtcaaggttgaccggacacttggcacgaggagaaaagtccaagtgggtcaaagggattgaccagacacttggtgaagaagacctagcaggtcaaggttgaccggatactagcATGAGAGtccaacaagtcacggttgatTGGATGTTGAAATTGGGagccttggacttgagtttaggtaagtcaaaggtgggtcaatcgatcaaccaatcgattaaaccatagttcaatcgatcagttgattgattggatGTGTGTCGCAAAAAAGATttgacccaatcgatcggttgatcgattgggagtactTGTCGTGAGCACAAAACCtttcccaattgatcagctgatcgattgggcatctccaatcgatcgaccaattgattggggacTGGATTTCTCGCGCACAGATGCGAGAAaggctggatcgattggtcgatcgattcatcCATTTCCAGCGAGCACAAAGGtgatctgaatcgatcgaccgatcaattcaaagcctccccaatcgattgagagtcattcaatcgattgggatccgaccattgCGTAGGTTTAAAGCTGTTGCGAGCGATTTCTTCGACACGACTTCGAGCGCTTTCTCTCCGATCATCACTATCCGTTCTCCACTGAGCTTACCGACCCACACCAAATGttggaggcttagagaggagtgttgttgcacttccaagtaAGTCAAGAGGTATattcaagcaagaagaaaagtaaGCTAGGGTTTCTGCCgtgtaaatcttataagatttgatattgcattatcttgtattttgttcttcttgtatatctttgtgtgtgagcttgtacaaggcttctccaccttcggtagttaccgcaaaggagtattttcatagtggatgagtgagtgagggctggatccttggattagtcacctcttcttgaagtggataccaagtaaatcctttgtgttagcgttgtaagtttgcttcgagttcattctgctgcatatcatcatcaaaaaAGCAAGCAATCAAgcgtgatgagctattcacccccccctctagcatatttcaaccctaacaagtggtatcagagcgaggtcgctctttacCGGAATCATCGCTGGAAAGGGCaaaaaggctagagggtgaagaagttggagcaaaattcatcaagtcaaagaattcaaaaaactcaacttcaagatagaattctaagatggacttggattcgatacaagggtgacTCTACCATTTATatcaacaagcttcgattcttggaaatcaagaatcaaaaatttccttATAATAGAGATCGAGCAATGGTTTTGTTgcgatgtatactataagcctaacttttgtatgaacatctattttgaaatgagaatcactttagtcaaatatttatattttatatttatatatatgtccatgtacttgtccatttaatttatattgtagataacatgatgtgtggtgtcacacagaagatcatgttatcagttccttataaattataaatagtggctcacgaccaaaatggattgggataaaccattggaataattatagtgtaatttggtattagtctatattgactataaaattatactagtgcactatgtgtgtattgagcaggaccatttgaggttgttcgattgatactgactacataaaagaacagaacctctgttattatggatgtgtgtcctcttaatccctatataataatacgcacgtatacttagtatttatttttttaacttatcaatgagtgagatttattcgttaaatcaataggcccgatgagttgggagatagtattatttatatggtgtgttcttgattatagaaggaatctgtgtcttaattatttaggttgatgatgtccccttgaggagctcataaggattatcatgtaaaccctgtaggtggacttagtccgacatgataataaagttgagtggtactactcttgaaatcatatgttaattaattgggttgtcagtaatttaattaattaatgggcatacgatatcttaaacacggggagattaatatactcatgataaaaaggagctcatattgtaatatgggattggtgcagtagttcaataataaccctttagtgatatgggttattattgatggacttgggttgggtgttcgggccaaacacaggaagctcaagcccatcaggaggtctaaactaattcctcctctaggtctctattgtagtctctatataaagcctcgcatccacccatccataacttggtttggtttaacttggattgttttaacttggtttgatttaacttgacttggttcaacttggtttggtttaactagaGCCGGCGAcaaggttatagaaagggagattttttcttaacagaattctgttatttttctttctttgtaaccaacgGTAAgcttataaaaaggagtaggtggtggctcctaaaacctaattttctctcttctcctccttgtggccgatgcccctccctttcctcctcacctagggtcggcgcccctccccttCTCTTTGCTTAGGGTCGGCACCCCTCCCCTTCTCCCTTGCTAAAAGTCGGCGGCccctctccttgctagggtcggcggccCCCTCCTTGCTAAGGCCGGCGCCcccctcttctactccttggtgggcggcggcttggagaagaagaagaagaggaagaagaagagaaggtgcctCATCCTAAGAGCTCCtttttggaaaccgagaagaggaggagggtgttgttgtcttggtagatcgtcacccatacgacgtccaagaagaggagaagaatacggcagaagatcaagaggtctttagctacaaataaaaggtacaactagttctttaattccgctgcgtaattagttagttttctttgtatcgtttttggaataccaacacaagaggccagcgatcttgtacttcgatcaaggtgtactttgatccgtcaagaacttgcttgattgatcaaaaatatgtctgatcgaacatgcgggttgctaggaaaagttctgtatt
This genomic stretch from Zingiber officinale cultivar Zhangliang chromosome 7A, Zo_v1.1, whole genome shotgun sequence harbors:
- the LOC122000696 gene encoding uncharacterized protein LOC122000696 encodes the protein MSAGICGKRLGLEEFFGSPASPPPSAKRSRCGRYGSEDLLSVLLRMFPSMDREVVETVLNSHDHKIDNAIKSLNALCLGDGSVSLEGVNSILKSSALEGASRSQAFEDKVGFSQNGVGSQPVESQNGSSWVDLFVQEMMDAADWDDVRSRAMKILEVFKGDVVTRTSTAMENENNSSKEQLQCLLRENQILKKAVAVQHERNTENEEKIKEVQHLKHVIGQYEEQVRALEMSNYTLMVHLQRAQDASSNIDM
- the LOC122001926 gene encoding uncharacterized protein LOC122001926, with product MEITDPATPRRLYNKPDQESCGGGNVDGRSSANSSSRSFDCTFCKRGFSNAQALGGHMNLHRKGKTRLNSSSPCAQFPFDVAVAAADGIACMSPSSRASKSLGEDEVEKKGMSGVVDAELDLELRLGR